A section of the Paenibacillus aurantius genome encodes:
- a CDS encoding MFS transporter codes for MTQEPRNEDNPLQDYVHSQEMQQKLYRRSLFIVVLSQIFGGAGLAAGVTVGALLAQDMLGSESYAGVPAALLTLGSAAAAWLVGGFSQRHGRRLGLAAGFLSGGMGAIGVVGSAVIQSIPLLFASLLLYGAGSATNLQARYAGTDLAKPGQRATAISIAMVSTTFGAVAGPNLVGVMGRFAVSIGVPALAGPFLLGAAAYILAGIVILLFLKPDPLLVAKAVNVHSFSTQPSAASAKTNNTRGLLVGATVMILTQIVMIAIMTMTPVQMKHHGHSLGDVGLVIGIHIGAMYLPSLVTGLLVDKIGRTAMSIASGAVLLIAGLVAAAAPGDSMLLLTAALALLGLGWNLGLISGTAIIVDATGPATRARTQGRIDVLIALAGASGGALSGMVVAHSSYSTLSLAGGGLALLLIPVVMWTRRKSNVSLSAQDKTLNSQT; via the coding sequence ATGACGCAGGAACCTCGGAATGAGGACAATCCACTTCAAGATTATGTCCACTCTCAGGAGATGCAGCAAAAACTGTACAGGCGTTCTTTGTTCATTGTCGTTCTTTCCCAAATTTTTGGAGGTGCAGGTCTTGCCGCGGGAGTAACGGTGGGTGCGCTTCTTGCGCAGGATATGTTGGGATCGGAAAGCTACGCAGGTGTTCCGGCCGCCTTGCTCACGCTTGGTTCCGCCGCAGCCGCTTGGTTGGTCGGCGGTTTTTCCCAGCGTCACGGCAGACGCTTGGGACTCGCTGCGGGCTTTCTATCAGGTGGTATGGGCGCTATTGGCGTAGTAGGGTCTGCCGTCATTCAAAGCATTCCTCTTCTCTTTGCTTCGCTCCTCCTGTATGGAGCCGGCAGCGCGACCAACCTGCAGGCACGCTATGCCGGTACAGACTTGGCTAAGCCCGGACAGCGGGCAACCGCCATCAGTATTGCGATGGTTTCGACGACCTTCGGCGCAGTGGCCGGACCCAACCTGGTCGGGGTGATGGGACGCTTTGCGGTATCGATCGGCGTCCCGGCCTTGGCCGGACCGTTCCTCCTTGGAGCCGCCGCTTATATACTGGCCGGCATCGTCATATTGCTCTTCCTTAAGCCGGACCCCCTCCTTGTTGCAAAAGCGGTTAATGTCCACTCCTTCTCGACTCAACCGTCAGCAGCCTCGGCTAAGACAAATAACACCCGGGGCTTGCTGGTCGGGGCCACCGTCATGATTTTGACGCAGATCGTGATGATTGCCATTATGACGATGACGCCGGTCCAGATGAAACATCATGGCCACAGCCTGGGCGATGTAGGATTGGTAATCGGTATCCATATTGGCGCTATGTATTTGCCTTCGCTTGTGACAGGCCTCCTTGTCGATAAGATCGGTCGGACAGCAATGTCAATCGCATCGGGTGCTGTTTTGCTGATTGCCGGGCTTGTTGCGGCCGCTGCGCCTGGAGATTCCATGCTTCTTCTCACGGCAGCACTTGCCCTGCTGGGTCTCGGCTGGAACCTTGGACTGATTAGCGGCACGGCGATAATCGTAGATGCAACGGGGCCTGCCACGCGGGCAAGAACCCAAGGGAGGATCGATGTGCTGATCGCGTTGGCCGGCGCATCGGGCGGGGCGCTGTCCGGTATGGTCGTCGCTCATTCAAGTTATTCCACTCTGTCGCTTGCCGGAGGGGGCCTTGCCCTTTTGCTTATACCTGTCGTTATGTGGACTCGAAGAAAATCAAATGTATCATTGTCGGCACAAGATAAAACGCTGAACTCCCAGACTTAA
- a CDS encoding ArsR/SmtB family transcription factor, translated as MYIQRQWRDRLYQEFARIGKCLSSPKRLELIDILSQGPKSVDQLSKMTGMSIANVSQHLQTLHESRLVRFQKKGNYVIYEIAEPAVADFMVSLHRFSEDQLVEIQRLKTEILQNYRDVEPIGFDALMERMDKGEVVLLDVRPEEEYRVGHIPGAISVPMEELEHHLSSLPSDKEMVAYCRGPYCFLSLQAVELLRSKGINASRLEEGVHEWKQYAASHAN; from the coding sequence ATGTACATACAACGTCAATGGAGGGACCGGCTTTATCAGGAATTTGCCCGGATCGGGAAGTGCCTATCCAGCCCAAAACGGTTGGAACTGATCGACATCCTCTCTCAAGGGCCTAAGTCGGTCGACCAACTGTCCAAGATGACGGGAATGAGTATCGCCAATGTGTCACAGCACCTGCAAACCCTGCATGAATCCAGGCTAGTTCGATTTCAAAAGAAAGGGAACTACGTCATTTATGAAATCGCCGAACCGGCCGTGGCGGATTTTATGGTCTCCCTGCACCGGTTCAGCGAAGATCAGCTCGTCGAGATTCAGCGGCTGAAGACCGAAATTCTCCAGAATTACAGGGATGTGGAACCCATCGGCTTTGATGCTCTAATGGAACGGATGGACAAAGGGGAGGTTGTCCTGTTGGACGTCCGTCCCGAGGAAGAATACAGAGTGGGTCATATTCCGGGAGCCATTTCCGTACCAATGGAAGAACTGGAGCACCATTTATCCTCTTTGCCCAGCGACAAGGAAATGGTGGCGTACTGCCGTGGGCCCTACTGTTTCTTGTCGCTTCAAGCGGTCGAGCTTCTCAGAAGCAAGGGCATAAACGCCTCTCGATTGGAAGAAGGTGTGCATGAGTGGAAGCAGTACGCAGCGTCCCATGCCAACTGA